In the Microcaecilia unicolor chromosome 10, aMicUni1.1, whole genome shotgun sequence genome, one interval contains:
- the CEP41 gene encoding centrosomal protein of 41 kDa isoform X2, protein MARRSLGDPEYLKKRIPQNPKYQHIKSRLDTGNSMTKYMEKLEEINKNYRYRKDELFKRLKVSTFAQLVIQVANLTNETVEVTNDEVQRLEDNNSVASETETEILTDRTNGKDSPEEVPSSPVKFINNNIGAGEPFHSSRSTLQSVISGVGEMDLGKEIKEKTNPSATPCPRILDIPYPDCPFLLLDVRDRDAYNSCHIIGAHSYPVAMLSRTMSPFTSDILEFNAHGKIIILYDEDERIASQAATTMCERGFENVFMLSGGLKIIAQKFPEGLITGSFPETCLQQPNQAGPARKRSMSREPPLPAENKWRFSASDLEKLEQHLERILIATEGSRRFGHLSAGRLESKTISSRSNKSTSSATSTSSRSLGGTSLLNKPWR, encoded by the exons GGAACAGCATGACCAAGTACATGGAAAAACTAGAAGAAATCAATAAAA ATTACAGGTACAGAAAGGATGAGCTCTTCAAGAGACTCAAAGTGAGCACTTTTGCCCAGCTG GTTATTCAAGTTGCTAATCTAACAAATGAAACTGTAGAAGTGACGAATGATGAGGTTCAAAGGCTGGAAG ATAATAATTCAGTTGCATCTGAGACGGAGACTGAGATTCTTACAGACAGGACAAATGGGAAAGACAGTCCAGAAGAAGTACCATCTAGTCCAGTCAAGTTCATCAACAACAACATAGGCGCAGGAGAGCCATTCCATTCATCGAGGTCAACTCTACAAAG TGTAATAAGTGGTGTAGGTGAGATGGACCTTGGGAAAGAAATAAAGGAGAAGACTAACCCCTCCGCTACACCTTGTCCAAGGATTCTGGACATACCATACCCTGATTGCCCATTCTTGCTGCTAGATGTGCGGGACCGTGATGCTTACAACAGTTGCCACATTATCGGAG CTCACAGTTATCCAGTTGCAATGCTGTCCAGGACCATGAGCCCTTTCACAAGTGACATCTTGGAGTTC AATGCCCATGGGAAGATTATTATCCTGTATGATGAAGATGAGAGGATAGCCAGCCAGGCTGCTACCACCATGTGCGAGAGAGGGTTTGAGAACGTATTCATGCTGTCTGGTG GTCTGAAAATCATAGCACAGAAGTTCCCTGAAGGACTGATCACCGGTTCTTTCCCTGAAACTTGCCTGCAGCAGCCAAACCAAGCTGGTCCAGCTCGAAAGCGCTCCATGTCAAGAGAACCACCTTTGCCTGCAGAGAACAAGTGGAGGTTTTCTGCCAGTGATCTTGAAAAGCTGGAACAGCATCTCGAACGGATACTGATAGCCACAGAAGGTTCCC GTCGGTTTGGACATCTTTCGGCAGGAAGGCTCGAGTCCAAGACAATCAGTTCCCGAAGTAACAAGTCCACTTCCTCTGCCACGTCCACTAGCTCCCGCTCTCTGGGGGGCACCAGTCTCCTGAACAAACCATGGAGATAA
- the CEP41 gene encoding centrosomal protein of 41 kDa isoform X1 — protein MARRSLGDPEYLKKRIPQNPKYQHIKSRLDTGNSMTKYMEKLEEINKNYRYRKDELFKRLKVSTFAQLVIQVANLTNETVEVTNDEVQRLEDNNSVASETETEILTDRTNGKDSPEEVPSSPVKFINNNIGAGEPFHSSRSTLQSVISGVGEMDLGKEIKEKTNPSATPCPRILDIPYPDCPFLLLDVRDRDAYNSCHIIGAHSYPVAMLSRTMSPFTSDILEFKNAHGKIIILYDEDERIASQAATTMCERGFENVFMLSGGLKIIAQKFPEGLITGSFPETCLQQPNQAGPARKRSMSREPPLPAENKWRFSASDLEKLEQHLERILIATEGSRRFGHLSAGRLESKTISSRSNKSTSSATSTSSRSLGGTSLLNKPWR, from the exons GGAACAGCATGACCAAGTACATGGAAAAACTAGAAGAAATCAATAAAA ATTACAGGTACAGAAAGGATGAGCTCTTCAAGAGACTCAAAGTGAGCACTTTTGCCCAGCTG GTTATTCAAGTTGCTAATCTAACAAATGAAACTGTAGAAGTGACGAATGATGAGGTTCAAAGGCTGGAAG ATAATAATTCAGTTGCATCTGAGACGGAGACTGAGATTCTTACAGACAGGACAAATGGGAAAGACAGTCCAGAAGAAGTACCATCTAGTCCAGTCAAGTTCATCAACAACAACATAGGCGCAGGAGAGCCATTCCATTCATCGAGGTCAACTCTACAAAG TGTAATAAGTGGTGTAGGTGAGATGGACCTTGGGAAAGAAATAAAGGAGAAGACTAACCCCTCCGCTACACCTTGTCCAAGGATTCTGGACATACCATACCCTGATTGCCCATTCTTGCTGCTAGATGTGCGGGACCGTGATGCTTACAACAGTTGCCACATTATCGGAG CTCACAGTTATCCAGTTGCAATGCTGTCCAGGACCATGAGCCCTTTCACAAGTGACATCTTGGAGTTC AAGAATGCCCATGGGAAGATTATTATCCTGTATGATGAAGATGAGAGGATAGCCAGCCAGGCTGCTACCACCATGTGCGAGAGAGGGTTTGAGAACGTATTCATGCTGTCTGGTG GTCTGAAAATCATAGCACAGAAGTTCCCTGAAGGACTGATCACCGGTTCTTTCCCTGAAACTTGCCTGCAGCAGCCAAACCAAGCTGGTCCAGCTCGAAAGCGCTCCATGTCAAGAGAACCACCTTTGCCTGCAGAGAACAAGTGGAGGTTTTCTGCCAGTGATCTTGAAAAGCTGGAACAGCATCTCGAACGGATACTGATAGCCACAGAAGGTTCCC GTCGGTTTGGACATCTTTCGGCAGGAAGGCTCGAGTCCAAGACAATCAGTTCCCGAAGTAACAAGTCCACTTCCTCTGCCACGTCCACTAGCTCCCGCTCTCTGGGGGGCACCAGTCTCCTGAACAAACCATGGAGATAA